CGTAGCCGGGTCCGTCGAGCACGGTGCGTACGTACAAACTGTCGATCACCGGGCTTCCGTTTTGTACATATACATGGGACATGTCCACGGATTGGCTCTGGTTTGTGCCGTGAACAACCAGACGGATCACGAGAACTGAATCAGAAGCGGGTGCTTCGATCTGTCCAAGTGTGTCGTCGAGCACCACACGCGAAGAAGTGGAAATTGGCGACCAAGTCCTCGGGTTTTCACCGAGACCGTAGCTGAGTTCATAGCTGTCGTAGGCTGTGCCCCGCGCGGTTCCGATCACAGCAAAAATGCCGCGCACGCCGCTGTCTACGCCGGGAGACGAGATGCGGGCTTCGACGTCCGCACCGAAGGCCGCCACTTCAACAGCGCGCCGCGCATTGATACGTCCGTTAGACGTCTCCGGATCCCACCCCGGAGTACGAATGTCGTCCGCACTCGAACGGATGACGTCCAAGACTTGATCTGGAGTCAGATCGCGATTCACGGAGAGAATCAACCCCGCGAGACCTGCGACCATTGGCGCGGCATAACTTGTGCCCGACGGGTAAACCCATTCGCCGCATTCACCGCCGAGGATCGTGGAGAGAATATTTACACCCGGCGCCATTACATCGACAGACGGTCCAAGATTTGAAAACGAAGCGCGAAAATCCAAAGAGTCCGTTGCGCCGACCGAGATGACTTCCGCGAAACCAGACGGATAATGGATGCCGTCATTGTTGGCATTTCCCGCCGAAGCGACGAGAACGACTCCGGCCTGATGTGCAATCTGTACAACTTCACGCAGAAGCGGCGACGCAACCACGTCGCCGAAACTCATGTTGATAACTGCTGCGCCGTTTGCCGCGCCGTAGAGCAGGGCAGCCGCGACGTCATCTTCTTCAAGTGTGCCGTTGGCGTTTCCCGCGCGCAAAGGCATAAGTTTGCAATTGAATCCAATCGAAGGATAGCAGATTCCGTTGTCACTTGTCGCGGCGGCGCAACCGGAGACATACGTGCCATGTCCAAAATCATCCATCGGATCGTTGTCACGTTCGAGATAGTCTCCGCCCGCAGGCAAACTCGGAGCATCGACGAAATCCCAGCCGATCACGTCGTCGATGAATCCGTTTTGATCGTCGTCGACGCCGTTGTCCGGGATTTCACCCGGATTGTGCCAGATGTTGTCACGCAGATCACGGTGAGTGTGGTCGACGCCGGTGTCAATAATTCCGATCAAAACGGATGGGTCACCGCGTGTGATTTCCCATGCCAGATCCGCGGAAATCCTGCGCAGCCACCACGCATCGCTCCATCCCTCATCGTTGGGAACGTACGGATCGTCCAACGACTGAACAGTCGAATAGCGGTTGTTGAACGCCACCCACTCGATCTCGCTGTCGCTCCGCAAAGCGGCCGCGATCTTCTGCAGATCGCTGCCTTGCGGAAGTTGCAGTTCAACCACTCTGTTCAACGAACGAGCGAGCGTCGAATACACGGAAAATGGCAAGGTTCCCGACGCATTCGCCGCAAGCAAATCATTCAGCGCGGGCGAAGAGGTTTGAAGCATCCCGTCCAGAGTCGAAACTCGGACTTGTCCGCGAGTTTTAACGAATAGAACATCCGGAGAGTAGTCGGCCAAGGCAACGCTGACCGTGAAGAGGCTCAGCAGCAACGCGAAGAGCGCGCTCATCTTTCTTGCTCCTTTGGTTGGGTTGTCGATCATCATGAAACCGCTTTCGCGAAAGTCAGCACCTGTACGCGCTCGACGCCTTGGTTCTTCAAGACGCGCGCGCACTCTGAAACCGTCGCGCCGGTCGTAACAACATCATCAATCAACAACACGGATTTGGGAGTCTCCTCGCTAAATGAATAACTGAATGCGCCTTTGACATTCTGGTGGCGGGTACGAAAGCCTTGCCCGCTTTGCGCGGGAGTGTTGCGTGTTCGTTTTAGAAGCGGCTGTGTTTCTCCGCCAATTCTTCCGGTCAGTTCACGGCAGAGCAGCATGCTTTGATTGAACGACCGGTCGCCGAGCCTTAGCCAATGCAGCGGAACGGGAGTCCAGACGACGTCTTCTTGCACAAAACCGGGCGGCAGAGTTCGAATCAGAAAATCCGCCATCTTCGGAGCAAGCGAAGTATGGCCGTCGAATTTCAGGGCATGTACGATTTCACGTGTGATACCGCCTTCCCGGTACGCAAAACCGGCGTGCAATCGGTCGACATGCCGCGGAGTCTTTTCAGAGGGAGTCTTTTCAGCACGCGGGAGCTCGGCCCAGCAGGCATCACAGAAGAGCACGGACGATCCGGGCATTTCCTTGGCGCAATAGACGCATCTCGAAGGGAAAAGCAGTGACCAGAAAGACCATTCGCGAAGACGGGAGAACACGAACTATACCTTGGCGTTTGCGCGTGACTTCTTGTGGTTCGCGGATTTGAGAGTAATTTTTAACGCCTGCTCGAGTTCATGAACGAAGTGAAATTTCAAGCGGGACTTGATGTTTTCAGGAACGTAAAAAAGGTCCTTTTCATTCGCCTTCGGCATGACGATCGTCGTGATACCGCGACGGGCGGCGGCGACGATTTTTTCGCGAATACCACCGACTGGAAGAACTTGGCCGGTTAGGGTAATTTCACCGGTCATACAAAGATCATTGCGCACGGGCTTACCGGAAAGTAATGACGCCAAAGACGACGTCAGTGCGATACCGGCACTGGGCCCTTCCTTCGGTTGTGCGCCTTCGGGAACGTGCAGATGAATGTCTTTCTTAGTAAATACGTCCGAGTCAATATTCAAGCGGTCGGCATGGGCACGCAAGAAAGAGAGCGCGATTTGTGAAGACTCTTTCATAACGTCGCCGAGTTGTCCGGTCACTTGGAGCTTTCCCGTGCCGGGCATAGACGTCGACTCGATGACGAGAATTTCTCCGCCAACTGGAGTCCATGCCAAACCAAGTGCGACTCCGATCTGCGGTTCTTCCGGCAAACCATCTTCAGCAAACGGAGCGGGGCCCAGATACTGTCCTACAGACTTTGACGTAATAGTGACGCGTTTGCGTTTGCCGTCGGCGACAGTGCGCGCAATTTTGCGGCAGATCGCGCCGATGCGTTGTTCCAGTTTGCGCACTCCGGCTTCGCGGGTATACCCGCGAATAATCGCACGCATTCCATCTTCGTTAATGCTCAAATTGGAAGGCTTAAGACCTGATTCCTCGACTTGCCGCGGCAGCAGGTAGCGCAAACCGATTTGTATCTTTTCGTCCGTGATGTAACTTGGGATTTCAATGATCTCCATCCGATCCCTCAAAGGGCCGGGAATTTGGCCGATGTCGTTGGCGGTCGTAATAAAGAACACGGACGAAAGGTCGAACTCGACGTCAAGATAGTGATCGGAGAACGAGTTGTTTTGCGCCGGATCGAGTACTTCAAGCAATGCGGAAGCCGGGTCCCCGCGAAAATCCATACCGAGCTTGTCAATCTCGTCAAGCATGATAACAGGGTTTTTGACGCCCACGCGCTTGATCGATTGAATAATTCTGCCGGGCATAGCCCCGACGTAGGTTCTGCGATGCCCGCGAATTTCCGCTTCGTCCCGAACACCGCCGAGACTCATGCGCACGAATTCTCGATTCATGGAACGCGCAATAGACCGCCCGAGCGAAGTCTTCCCTACTCCCGGAGGTCCGGCAAAACATAAGATCGGCCCTCGATTGTCTTTCTTCAGTTTGCGAACCGCCAGGAATTCAACGATACGTGTTTTGACTTCGGACAATCCGTAGTGGTCTTCATCGAGTTCCTTTTCTGCCTGCGTCAGATTCAGTTCGTCGATCGAAGCCTTGCTCCACGGCAAACTGACC
This region of Calditrichota bacterium genomic DNA includes:
- the lon gene encoding endopeptidase La; translation: MSNAEKNNTPPSQSSNGVPEPIRIPETCPALLLNDVLIFPNTIVPLAISSPAMIAMINDVLAGHRVVAAFSRAQAPRSDKPEDQFYSVGTAAHIMKMFRMPDESIRVLIQGMVRVKRLDILQTDPYLQVKILPMAIPRDSTIQIEGLTRTVISDFSKYAEENSLPDEVRIAVHNINDPGALADIVASNLSLSIEEKQQLLETNELELRLTLVATHLSRELELLRIGSEIRGKVEKELESNQKEYFLREQLKAIKRELGEESETSTDVAEFEKKISEAGLPAQAAEAARKELDRMRVMSISSAEYSVSRTYVEWLVSLPWSKASIDELNLTQAEKELDEDHYGLSEVKTRIVEFLAVRKLKKDNRGPILCFAGPPGVGKTSLGRSIARSMNREFVRMSLGGVRDEAEIRGHRRTYVGAMPGRIIQSIKRVGVKNPVIMLDEIDKLGMDFRGDPASALLEVLDPAQNNSFSDHYLDVEFDLSSVFFITTANDIGQIPGPLRDRMEIIEIPSYITDEKIQIGLRYLLPRQVEESGLKPSNLSINEDGMRAIIRGYTREAGVRKLEQRIGAICRKIARTVADGKRKRVTITSKSVGQYLGPAPFAEDGLPEEPQIGVALGLAWTPVGGEILVIESTSMPGTGKLQVTGQLGDVMKESSQIALSFLRAHADRLNIDSDVFTKKDIHLHVPEGAQPKEGPSAGIALTSSLASLLSGKPVRNDLCMTGEITLTGQVLPVGGIREKIVAAARRGITTIVMPKANEKDLFYVPENIKSRLKFHFVHELEQALKITLKSANHKKSRANAKV
- a CDS encoding ComF family protein; protein product: MFSRLREWSFWSLLFPSRCVYCAKEMPGSSVLFCDACWAELPRAEKTPSEKTPRHVDRLHAGFAYREGGITREIVHALKFDGHTSLAPKMADFLIRTLPPGFVQEDVVWTPVPLHWLRLGDRSFNQSMLLCRELTGRIGGETQPLLKRTRNTPAQSGQGFRTRHQNVKGAFSYSFSEETPKSVLLIDDVVTTGATVSECARVLKNQGVERVQVLTFAKAVS